The following coding sequences are from one Bacillota bacterium window:
- a CDS encoding trimethylamine methyltransferase family protein → MTVRSNYVANATAQFRILSQDQVEEIHAGTMEVLQRTGVEVHHPEALDLLKRAGCHVDGPRVRIPSWLVERSIRSAPSRVVLCGRDGSRRLFLENRNFHFGPGVTNPFISDPVTGERRLVTHGDVANTARLVDSLPNLDFVMSLAMISDVTKGLADVYEVEAMLSNTTKPIVSWGFGVEGYRDIVDMCIAVAGGLEALQKNPFICLYSEPTTPLQHSFEAMGKLLFMAEHNLPCIYTPAPMAGATAPATLAGVLVMGNAECLTGVVVSQLKREGAPIIMGGVLTVMDMRSTLFSYGAPEMPLQSAAMVDVAHYYKIPSFSTAGCTDAKTLDLQAASELTFSVLSAALSGANLIHDVGFLEYGSSGSYEMLLLGDEVIGMAKRLVRGIEVTRDTMALDIIDDVGPAGHFLTQAHTFRHFRDQLWTPRYFDRNRYDLWKAEGQIDMGQRLRDEANRLMREHSVEPLDKKVVEGIERVLARAEARVRG, encoded by the coding sequence ATGACCGTGAGGAGCAATTACGTAGCGAACGCCACCGCGCAGTTCCGGATCCTCTCCCAAGACCAGGTCGAGGAGATCCACGCGGGGACCATGGAGGTCTTGCAGAGGACGGGCGTTGAGGTGCACCACCCGGAGGCCCTAGACCTCCTGAAGAGGGCGGGTTGCCATGTGGACGGGCCCCGGGTCAGGATCCCCTCCTGGCTGGTGGAACGCTCCATCCGGTCGGCCCCGTCCCGGGTTGTGCTGTGCGGCCGTGACGGCAGCCGCAGGTTATTCCTGGAAAACCGCAACTTCCACTTCGGTCCAGGGGTCACCAACCCCTTCATATCTGATCCTGTCACAGGCGAAAGGCGCCTTGTCACCCACGGGGATGTGGCCAACACTGCAAGACTGGTGGATTCCTTGCCAAACCTGGATTTCGTGATGTCCCTGGCAATGATAAGCGATGTGACCAAGGGACTCGCCGACGTCTACGAGGTCGAGGCCATGCTCTCCAATACCACCAAGCCAATAGTGAGCTGGGGCTTCGGGGTGGAAGGCTACCGGGACATCGTGGACATGTGCATTGCCGTGGCCGGAGGACTGGAGGCACTCCAGAAGAACCCCTTCATCTGCCTCTACTCCGAACCCACCACACCCTTGCAGCACTCCTTCGAGGCCATGGGCAAGCTCCTCTTCATGGCTGAGCACAACCTCCCCTGCATATATACGCCTGCACCCATGGCGGGAGCCACTGCTCCGGCTACCCTCGCGGGGGTACTGGTGATGGGGAACGCCGAGTGCCTCACCGGTGTCGTGGTCAGCCAGTTGAAGCGGGAGGGCGCCCCCATCATAATGGGCGGGGTCCTGACCGTGATGGACATGCGATCCACCCTCTTCAGTTACGGGGCGCCAGAGATGCCCCTCCAGAGCGCAGCCATGGTCGATGTGGCCCACTACTACAAGATACCCTCTTTCAGCACGGCCGGCTGTACCGATGCCAAGACCTTAGATCTCCAGGCGGCGTCGGAGCTCACCTTCAGTGTCCTCTCCGCGGCCCTCAGCGGGGCCAACCTCATACATGATGTGGGCTTCCTGGAGTATGGGTCCTCGGGCTCCTACGAGATGCTCCTTCTCGGAGACGAGGTGATAGGGATGGCCAAGCGCCTGGTGAGGGGGATCGAGGTTACCCGGGATACCATGGCCCTGGACATCATCGACGACGTGGGCCCCGCGGGCCACTTCCTCACGCAGGCCCATACCTTCCGCCATTTCCGGGACCAGCTCTGGACGCCGCGGTACTTCGACAGGAACCGCTACGACTTGTGGAAGGCGGAGGGCCAGATAGACATGGGGCAGCGATTGAGGGATGAGGCAAACAGGCTCATGAGGGAGCATTCGGTGGAGCCCCTGGACAAGAAGGTCGTGGAGGGGATCGAGAGGGTTCTCGCCAGGGCCGAAGCGCGGGTGCGCGGGTAG
- a CDS encoding proline racemase family protein has translation MRFERLITVVDSHTEGEPTRIVTGGFPYLPGATMAQKRDYLMKNLDHLRGFLMREPRGHADMFGAVLTEPTHPEADLGVIFMDTFGFLNMCGHGCIGVASAALETGLVASREGEPEVVLDTPAGLVRAKAVMEGDLVKSVTITNVPSFLFAGDVSVPVPGHGDVKVDVSFGGNFFGIVSSDQVGEISLENLGELVQIGMRILRELQDFPVRHPVQTHISSIDLVEISGPPSNPRAHARNVVIFGEGQVDRSPCGTGTSAKMAALHAKGKLPLGQEFVHESILGTLFAGRLVGQAKVGEFDAVQPTITARAHITGLNNLVMHPDDPLKMGFRL, from the coding sequence ATGCGTTTTGAAAGGCTCATTACCGTTGTGGATTCCCACACTGAGGGTGAGCCCACGCGGATAGTCACCGGAGGGTTTCCTTACCTTCCCGGCGCCACAATGGCCCAGAAACGAGACTACCTCATGAAGAACCTGGACCACCTCCGCGGCTTCCTTATGAGGGAGCCCAGGGGGCATGCCGATATGTTCGGGGCGGTCCTCACGGAACCTACCCATCCGGAGGCTGACCTGGGTGTGATCTTCATGGACACCTTCGGTTTCCTGAACATGTGCGGGCACGGCTGCATCGGCGTGGCCAGCGCGGCCTTGGAAACAGGCTTGGTCGCCTCCAGGGAGGGCGAGCCAGAGGTGGTCCTGGACACGCCGGCAGGGCTTGTCAGAGCCAAGGCAGTGATGGAGGGCGACCTGGTGAAGTCGGTGACCATCACAAACGTTCCCTCATTCCTCTTTGCCGGCGATGTCAGCGTTCCCGTGCCAGGTCATGGCGATGTGAAGGTTGATGTGTCTTTCGGAGGCAACTTCTTTGGGATAGTCTCTTCGGACCAGGTAGGTGAGATCTCCTTGGAGAACCTCGGCGAACTGGTCCAGATCGGCATGAGGATACTCCGGGAGCTCCAGGACTTCCCCGTCAGGCACCCTGTCCAGACCCACATCAGCAGCATTGACCTGGTGGAGATCTCTGGGCCTCCCTCAAATCCCCGGGCTCACGCCCGGAACGTGGTGATATTCGGGGAGGGACAGGTGGACCGGTCACCCTGCGGTACCGGCACCTCGGCAAAGATGGCAGCCCTTCATGCCAAGGGCAAGCTGCCACTGGGCCAGGAGTTCGTCCACGAGAGCATCCTGGGGACGCTCTTTGCCGGGCGGCTTGTTGGCCAGGCCAAGGTAGGAGAATTCGATGCTGTTCAGCCCACTATCACTGCTAGAGCCCATATCACGGGCCTCAACAACCTGGTAATGCACCCCGATGACCCGCTGAAGATGGGCTTTCGCCTGTGA
- a CDS encoding PocR ligand-binding domain-containing protein: MPASDSLKAFVNERILRRILRSFVEATGLRAAVMDTDGRVTVAPPGYEEGQPRFCQIIRTASGGLEKCQGSYARAGVQAAKFGEPYIFRCHAGLILWSAPIISSRKPVATIICGQVLMWEPEDFFWIEVSEFTRGLNVSLPRLIEAAKQLPVVSGSQVQAAADLLFTVGEYMMKAGIQSLRQERRITRQQMRLGEAIQAKKELELMIGGGGHRPYSLEMENQLVRKLKSLDKAGARQTLNDMLAELLLKNAGRPDVIKARALEIMVVLSRGAIEGGAGIQKLLETTPQRIGEILQAPSVEEVCFLVNQVLDEYLEEVVPAVGKHHQALEAAREFVDGNFDRPLGVEDIAKVAHLSPGYLSQVFRDELGVTIMEYLTRKRMDEAKKLLADPSLNISDVARRVGFSDPSYFTKVFKKEEFMTPTEYAEAMLERNAEEEEATWT, translated from the coding sequence ATGCCTGCATCAGACAGCCTGAAGGCCTTCGTAAACGAGAGGATCCTCCGGAGAATCCTGCGATCCTTCGTGGAGGCCACTGGGCTGAGGGCTGCCGTCATGGACACAGATGGCAGGGTGACCGTGGCGCCTCCCGGTTACGAGGAGGGACAGCCTCGTTTCTGCCAGATTATCCGGACTGCCAGTGGTGGGTTGGAGAAGTGCCAGGGCTCCTACGCCAGGGCGGGCGTCCAGGCCGCGAAGTTTGGGGAGCCCTACATATTCCGGTGCCACGCCGGCCTTATCCTCTGGAGCGCTCCCATCATTTCCTCCCGGAAACCCGTGGCCACCATCATCTGCGGCCAGGTCCTAATGTGGGAACCCGAGGACTTCTTCTGGATAGAGGTCTCCGAGTTCACCAGGGGCCTCAATGTAAGCCTCCCCCGGCTGATAGAGGCTGCCAAGCAACTGCCAGTTGTCTCGGGCAGCCAGGTGCAGGCCGCGGCTGACCTTCTCTTCACCGTGGGCGAGTACATGATGAAGGCGGGGATCCAGAGCCTGCGCCAGGAAAGGCGCATCACCCGCCAGCAGATGCGCCTGGGCGAAGCCATCCAGGCCAAGAAGGAACTGGAGTTGATGATCGGGGGAGGGGGGCATCGCCCCTATTCCCTGGAAATGGAGAACCAGCTGGTGCGCAAGCTGAAGTCCTTAGACAAGGCAGGGGCCAGGCAAACCCTCAATGACATGCTGGCCGAGCTCCTTCTTAAGAATGCGGGGCGCCCAGATGTGATCAAGGCTAGGGCCCTGGAGATCATGGTGGTCCTGTCTCGTGGCGCCATAGAGGGCGGAGCAGGCATCCAGAAGCTCCTGGAGACCACCCCCCAGCGGATAGGGGAGATCCTCCAGGCTCCCTCTGTTGAGGAGGTGTGTTTCCTAGTCAACCAGGTACTTGACGAGTACCTGGAGGAGGTGGTACCAGCTGTGGGTAAGCACCACCAGGCGCTGGAGGCTGCGAGGGAATTCGTGGATGGCAACTTTGACCGTCCCCTGGGGGTTGAAGACATAGCCAAGGTGGCGCACCTGAGTCCAGGCTACCTTAGCCAGGTCTTCCGTGACGAGCTGGGAGTCACCATCATGGAGTACCTTACGCGGAAGCGCATGGACGAGGCCAAGAAGCTCCTTGCCGACCCGTCCCTGAACATATCGGATGTGGCTAGAAGGGTAGGTTTCTCCGACCCCAGCTACTTCACGAAGGTGTTCAAGAAGGAGGAGTTCATGACCCCCACGGAATACGCCGAAGCCATGCTGGAGCGGAACGCGGAAGAGGAGGAGGCCACGTGGACCTAG
- a CDS encoding sigma 54-interacting transcriptional regulator: MDPATQGMIIDALPIGVVLVDAEGFIRGHNPSALELLGNSAASIEGRSLEEALPHLTFPSDRSRITREIRDAQGGRTLEICRVSLAGGCQGCPTALIIRDYTEVELLKDQLRNTVTTKNSYENILNSISEGIEVVDRDGRLIFMNRSQEEIDEMRRSDALYRHVSEVYRLAPESSLMVRAMRTGKPIINEHQTYVTKYGKMVNIICTAVPLYEDSNMVGAVAITKDYSMARRFSDKWREMEMKIQGSTTPVAEGSSLEATYSFEDIAGQDPSFLRVIREARQASGTDSPILIHGETGTGKELFAQSIHRNSPRTGEPFMAINCAAIPEGLLEGILFGTSKGAFTGAVDRRGLFEEASRGTIFLDEINSMQPFLQSKLLRVLEEGTIRRVGDTKERRVTPRIISSMNVDPLKAVEKGTIRQDLFYRLGVVYLGLPPLRRRLEDIPELTERFIRKYNRRFGRQVKSASAAVMALFLKHPWPGNVRELEHCVESSLNMVAPGEECIEVKHLPYYFLHPATAEEAKPPIEHETFRVAMEDAERAFLNRALRAHQGNVSRAARSLGLSRQNLQYRLKKMGLRLEEFRQG, from the coding sequence ATGGATCCAGCAACCCAAGGGATGATCATCGACGCACTTCCCATAGGCGTAGTCCTAGTGGATGCTGAGGGCTTCATCCGGGGCCACAACCCAAGCGCCCTGGAACTCCTGGGTAACAGTGCCGCCTCAATCGAGGGGCGCAGCCTTGAGGAGGCCCTCCCGCACCTAACCTTCCCCAGCGACCGCTCACGGATAACCCGGGAGATCAGGGATGCCCAAGGAGGGAGGACCCTGGAGATCTGCCGGGTGTCTCTGGCCGGGGGCTGCCAGGGGTGTCCCACCGCCCTCATCATCAGGGACTACACAGAGGTAGAACTGCTTAAGGACCAGCTGAGGAACACCGTTACCACCAAGAACAGCTACGAGAACATATTGAACTCCATAAGCGAGGGAATTGAGGTGGTCGACCGGGACGGCCGGCTTATCTTCATGAACCGTTCCCAAGAGGAGATAGACGAGATGCGCCGCTCCGATGCGCTCTACCGCCACGTGAGTGAGGTATACAGGCTGGCCCCGGAATCCAGCCTGATGGTCAGGGCCATGAGAACAGGGAAGCCCATTATAAATGAGCACCAGACCTATGTGACGAAGTACGGCAAGATGGTAAACATAATATGCACGGCCGTGCCCTTGTACGAGGACAGCAACATGGTGGGGGCCGTGGCTATAACAAAGGACTACAGCATGGCCCGGAGGTTCTCGGACAAGTGGAGAGAGATGGAGATGAAGATACAGGGTTCGACGACGCCTGTTGCCGAGGGGAGCTCACTGGAGGCCACCTATAGCTTTGAGGACATAGCAGGGCAGGATCCCTCCTTTCTCCGGGTCATAAGGGAAGCCCGGCAGGCTTCCGGGACGGATTCCCCCATTCTCATCCACGGGGAGACGGGAACCGGTAAGGAACTCTTCGCCCAGAGCATCCACCGCAACAGCCCCCGGACCGGAGAGCCCTTCATGGCGATAAACTGCGCGGCCATTCCCGAGGGACTCCTGGAGGGGATCCTCTTTGGTACCAGCAAGGGGGCCTTCACGGGTGCCGTGGACAGGCGAGGCCTCTTCGAGGAGGCCTCACGGGGAACCATCTTCCTGGACGAGATCAACTCCATGCAGCCATTCCTGCAGAGCAAGCTCCTAAGGGTTCTCGAGGAGGGTACCATCAGGAGGGTGGGTGACACCAAGGAGAGGCGGGTCACCCCCAGGATAATCAGCAGCATGAACGTGGATCCCCTGAAGGCGGTGGAGAAGGGCACCATCCGGCAGGACCTCTTTTACCGCCTGGGTGTGGTCTACCTTGGCTTGCCGCCTCTCAGAAGGCGCCTGGAGGACATCCCAGAACTCACCGAGAGGTTCATCAGAAAGTACAACCGCAGGTTTGGCCGGCAGGTGAAGTCTGCCTCGGCCGCGGTCATGGCTTTGTTTCTTAAGCACCCGTGGCCAGGGAATGTACGGGAACTTGAACACTGCGTGGAGAGTTCACTGAACATGGTGGCCCCTGGAGAGGAATGCATCGAGGTCAAGCACCTCCCCTACTACTTCCTTCACCCTGCCACGGCGGAAGAGGCAAAGCCTCCCATTGAGCACGAAACCTTCCGTGTCGCCATGGAGGACGCAGAGCGAGCCTTCCTGAACCGGGCCCTCCGTGCCCACCAGGGCAATGTATCCCGGGCGGCGCGGTCCCTGGGTCTCAGCCGCCAGAACCTGCAGTACCGGCTCAAGAAGATGGGGCTGAGGCTCGAAGAATTCCGGCAGGGCTGA
- a CDS encoding corrinoid protein yields MAFFEEIASAVIAGDPAKSQELVKKALDGGAKPLDIVDQGLMAGMNVVGERFKRCDMFVPEVLMAAKAMNMGLDLVKPHLDSASRAGTGTVVIGTVKGDLHDIGKNLVAMLLESKGLNVVNLGVDVSAETFVNAVKQHSPQIVGMSALLTTTMLVMKDVIDALKEANLRDSVKVMIGGAPVTQDFATEIGADGYAPDAVTATDLAKGLLG; encoded by the coding sequence GTGGCGTTTTTCGAGGAGATCGCGTCAGCGGTAATCGCGGGGGATCCCGCCAAGTCGCAGGAACTGGTAAAGAAGGCCCTGGATGGGGGTGCCAAGCCCCTGGACATCGTGGATCAGGGTCTCATGGCAGGCATGAACGTGGTGGGTGAGAGGTTCAAAAGGTGCGACATGTTCGTGCCTGAGGTCCTGATGGCGGCCAAGGCCATGAACATGGGCCTTGACCTGGTCAAGCCTCACCTGGACTCCGCTAGCAGGGCAGGAACCGGGACGGTGGTCATCGGGACGGTCAAGGGGGACCTCCACGACATCGGGAAGAACCTCGTGGCCATGCTCCTTGAGTCCAAGGGCCTGAACGTGGTGAACCTGGGGGTGGACGTTTCGGCGGAGACCTTCGTGAATGCCGTGAAGCAGCACTCCCCTCAGATCGTGGGGATGTCCGCGCTCCTGACCACGACCATGCTTGTTATGAAGGATGTCATCGATGCGCTCAAGGAGGCCAACCTCAGAGACAGTGTCAAGGTCATGATCGGCGGCGCCCCGGTAACCCAGGACTTCGCCACGGAGATCGGCGCTGACGGCTATGCCCCGGATGCCGTGACCGCCACCGACCTGGCCAAGGGCTTGCTGGGCTAA
- a CDS encoding branched-chain amino acid ABC transporter permease yields MEWWDLTVTSILRGGLYALMAVGLSLVFGVMNIPNFAHGEFYMLGAYVAFFSVAAGLNPIAAIIIAGIAGFAAGGFTEKSVFYPLRRRSKEQWIMNTFLLTVGLSVAMQNLAQSVWGTKFRGVRQYWPGSVSFVSGMSIPMDRAAGFLVAALMIAIFWLFLSKTTTGRSIRAVSQDETGAMLVGIDLNKIQTLTFALASMLAGVAGALLLSINPAYPTMGLMPLYKSWYVVILVGLGNIGASILGGLVVGFLETVSYYTLGAGWQDIFSLSIIILILLLKPAGLFGTAAKGV; encoded by the coding sequence ATGGAATGGTGGGACCTTACTGTCACCTCAATACTCCGCGGGGGCCTGTATGCCCTCATGGCCGTGGGTTTGTCACTGGTGTTTGGCGTCATGAATATCCCCAACTTCGCCCACGGAGAGTTCTACATGCTCGGGGCCTACGTTGCTTTCTTCTCGGTCGCGGCGGGTCTGAACCCCATAGCCGCCATCATCATCGCGGGGATAGCAGGCTTCGCTGCGGGCGGCTTCACGGAGAAGAGTGTGTTCTACCCGCTTCGCAGGAGGTCAAAAGAGCAGTGGATCATGAACACCTTCCTCCTGACGGTTGGCCTCTCCGTGGCCATGCAGAACCTGGCCCAATCGGTCTGGGGCACCAAGTTCCGTGGCGTGAGGCAGTACTGGCCCGGCAGCGTTTCCTTCGTGTCGGGCATGAGCATACCCATGGACAGGGCAGCGGGCTTCCTGGTAGCGGCCCTAATGATCGCCATCTTCTGGCTCTTTCTGAGCAAGACCACCACAGGGCGGTCCATCCGGGCGGTGTCGCAGGATGAAACCGGTGCCATGCTGGTGGGCATAGACCTGAACAAGATCCAGACCCTCACCTTCGCCCTGGCTAGTATGCTTGCAGGTGTCGCCGGGGCTCTTCTCCTCTCCATTAACCCTGCCTACCCTACCATGGGACTAATGCCCCTGTACAAGTCCTGGTACGTCGTTATCCTTGTGGGCCTGGGCAACATTGGGGCCAGCATTCTGGGAGGTCTGGTAGTGGGGTTCCTTGAGACCGTTTCCTACTACACTCTGGGTGCTGGATGGCAAGACATCTTCAGCCTCTCAATAATCATACTGATCCTGCTGTTAAAGCCCGCTGGGCTGTTCGGAACGGCGGCCAAGGGGGTATGA
- a CDS encoding trimethylamine methyltransferase family protein, producing MSCETSQCRSMRLRVLADSDIERVLDASLRLLEETGADFHHEPALEMLRKAGAKADGIRVRFPRAMVERAMTQAPSKVTLHNSRTGKGDVELEGTKIYFGTGSDCPNFVDPWTGQRNRTTKKNVADAAKALDGLKNLDFCMSLGLVQDVPTLSSDRHQYEAMLLNTGKPVVVTAHDLEGYNDIISMAEAVVGGPQALAERPILAMYTEPISPLRHPLEAVDKLIRSAEAGIPVVYTPAPMAGATAPATLAGTLASGLAESLSGLVLHQLVREGAPFILGGVFTVMDMRTTLFSYGAVEFDLLQAALADVAQYTKIPLFCTAGCSDSPAFDEQATVEATFSILVNALSGGNLIHDVGYIEYGSTGSVEMMVLSNEVIAMAKRFIRGIEVNDDTLAVNVTQSVGPGGHFLEEEHTTRFFRKELTFSDLITRQRYDAWKAGGGKTLGQRVHERAAEVLEGHRVEPLPAGTLKHIRAIVDAADARA from the coding sequence GTGTCGTGTGAGACTAGTCAGTGCAGGTCCATGAGGCTAAGGGTCCTGGCAGACAGCGATATCGAGAGGGTCCTTGATGCCAGCCTCAGGCTGCTGGAGGAGACGGGGGCGGATTTCCATCACGAACCTGCCCTGGAGATGCTCCGGAAGGCTGGTGCCAAGGCTGACGGCATCAGGGTGAGATTCCCCCGGGCCATGGTGGAGAGGGCAATGACTCAGGCCCCTTCAAAGGTGACCCTCCACAACAGCCGGACTGGCAAGGGTGACGTGGAGCTGGAGGGCACAAAGATCTACTTCGGAACCGGCTCTGATTGTCCCAATTTCGTGGACCCCTGGACGGGCCAGAGGAACCGTACCACCAAGAAGAATGTTGCCGATGCGGCCAAGGCCTTGGACGGCCTGAAGAACCTGGACTTTTGCATGTCCCTCGGACTGGTCCAGGACGTTCCGACCCTCTCTTCTGACAGGCACCAGTATGAGGCCATGCTCCTCAACACCGGGAAGCCCGTGGTGGTGACCGCCCATGACCTGGAGGGCTACAACGACATAATCTCCATGGCTGAGGCTGTGGTTGGAGGCCCCCAGGCCTTGGCCGAACGCCCGATCCTGGCCATGTACACCGAACCCATATCCCCTCTCAGGCACCCCCTTGAAGCGGTGGATAAGCTGATCCGCTCCGCCGAGGCTGGCATCCCGGTAGTGTACACTCCGGCTCCCATGGCGGGGGCTACCGCCCCGGCCACGCTGGCGGGCACCCTCGCTTCGGGGTTGGCTGAGAGCCTGAGCGGGTTGGTGCTCCACCAGCTGGTCCGGGAGGGGGCGCCCTTCATACTGGGTGGCGTTTTTACCGTGATGGACATGAGAACCACCCTCTTCTCCTACGGTGCCGTGGAGTTCGACCTGCTCCAGGCGGCACTGGCCGATGTGGCCCAGTACACGAAGATCCCCCTGTTCTGCACTGCCGGGTGCAGTGACTCTCCGGCCTTCGATGAGCAGGCTACGGTGGAGGCCACCTTCTCCATCCTGGTGAACGCCCTCAGCGGGGGAAACCTCATCCACGATGTGGGCTACATCGAGTACGGGTCTACTGGGTCCGTGGAGATGATGGTCCTCAGCAATGAGGTCATTGCAATGGCGAAACGGTTCATCAGGGGCATCGAGGTTAACGACGATACACTGGCCGTCAACGTCACCCAGTCGGTGGGACCTGGTGGCCACTTCCTGGAAGAGGAGCACACAACACGGTTTTTCCGCAAGGAACTGACCTTTTCTGACCTCATTACCCGCCAGCGTTATGATGCCTGGAAGGCCGGGGGCGGGAAGACCTTGGGCCAGAGGGTGCACGAACGAGCGGCGGAGGTTCTCGAGGGACACAGGGTTGAACCCTTGCCCGCTGGCACGCTGAAGCATATCAGGGCCATAGTGGATGCCGCTGACGCCAGGGCCTGA
- a CDS encoding corrinoid protein translates to MDLDSNVYEDIKSSLIDGRASLVKLLAEQALRLGHSPEEIVDKGLLEGMNVVGSRFRNGSMAIPDVLLSSRAMHAGLYVLKPLLAQTHPSKEGRIVIGTVAGDLHDIGKRLVAIIMESKGLDVVDIGIDVPPEAFVQSVAQLKPRVLAMSALLTTTMLSMKQTIRALEKAGLRSTVKVVVGGGPVTREFADDIGADGYGHDATSGATLCAGWITG, encoded by the coding sequence GTGGACCTAGACAGCAACGTGTATGAGGATATCAAGTCCAGCCTGATAGACGGCAGGGCTTCCCTGGTAAAACTCCTGGCCGAGCAGGCCCTCAGGTTGGGGCACTCCCCCGAGGAGATCGTGGACAAGGGGCTCCTGGAGGGCATGAATGTGGTTGGATCGCGCTTCCGGAACGGAAGCATGGCCATACCTGATGTACTGCTGAGTTCCCGGGCAATGCATGCTGGCCTGTACGTGCTGAAGCCGCTCCTGGCCCAGACCCACCCGAGCAAGGAGGGGAGGATCGTCATAGGGACCGTTGCTGGGGATCTCCACGACATCGGTAAGCGCTTGGTGGCGATAATCATGGAAAGCAAGGGCCTGGACGTGGTAGATATAGGCATAGACGTGCCCCCGGAGGCCTTCGTCCAGAGCGTGGCCCAGCTCAAACCTAGGGTGCTTGCGATGTCAGCCCTCCTTACCACCACCATGCTCTCCATGAAACAGACGATAAGGGCACTGGAGAAGGCCGGCCTCAGGTCCACCGTGAAGGTGGTGGTCGGCGGCGGGCCCGTAACCCGGGAGTTCGCCGACGACATCGGTGCCGACGGTTACGGGCACGATGCCACTTCAGGGGCAACCCTGTGTGCCGGCTGGATCACAGGTTGA
- a CDS encoding trimethylamine methyltransferase family protein: MIDGSKVNSPSFRVLSEEQCERIHRATLKVLETVGVKVELPEGREILRKAGATVEGEIVKIPKGLVEEALKKAPSSFTVWDRLGNEALELGGRRSHFGGCASCPQILDPRTGERRPCTRADVAEFARMNDYLPNMEFIMLLGQVRDVPSLIATQVEFKETVSNTVKPILMCCNEMDVFEDVYEMLVAISGGADALAERPFLIVYTEPITPLVHGYGLEVALRSVERGLPVVNTPMPMGGATAPVTYAGIITLGTAESVSGIVMQQLVKPGAPSVFGGIPSAMDMLTTIYSYGTPELPLLCSALTDMSHYYDLPMFGTAGVSDSKFLDAQAGMEYGISALASVMCGSNLIHDTGFLDHSEVLSFEGHLLMDELAGYIRQFMKGVEVSDETLALDIIGRVGPGGTFVAEEHTFRHFRELHRTKHLDRSRYQLAQMEGMKPLDQVLREKACEILESHRPAPLAAGVQSRLDQMEKKWWAR; this comes from the coding sequence ATGATCGACGGCAGCAAGGTGAACTCGCCCTCTTTCAGGGTGCTCTCCGAGGAACAGTGCGAGAGAATACACAGGGCCACACTCAAGGTCCTGGAAACCGTTGGCGTAAAGGTTGAACTCCCGGAGGGCCGGGAGATCCTCAGGAAGGCTGGGGCCACCGTTGAAGGGGAGATCGTCAAGATACCCAAGGGCCTGGTGGAAGAGGCCTTGAAGAAGGCCCCATCGTCCTTCACGGTGTGGGACCGCCTGGGCAACGAGGCCCTCGAGCTGGGGGGACGCCGGAGCCACTTCGGAGGCTGTGCCAGCTGCCCCCAGATCCTGGATCCCAGGACGGGTGAGCGTCGCCCATGCACCCGCGCGGATGTGGCCGAGTTCGCCCGGATGAACGACTACCTTCCCAACATGGAGTTCATCATGCTCCTGGGGCAGGTCAGGGATGTTCCATCCCTCATTGCCACCCAGGTAGAGTTCAAGGAGACAGTGTCCAACACCGTTAAACCCATCCTGATGTGCTGCAACGAGATGGATGTGTTTGAGGACGTGTACGAGATGCTGGTTGCCATCAGCGGCGGGGCGGATGCCTTGGCCGAGAGGCCCTTCCTCATTGTCTACACGGAGCCCATCACCCCCCTGGTTCATGGCTACGGGTTGGAGGTGGCGCTACGCTCCGTTGAGAGGGGCCTGCCTGTTGTGAATACCCCGATGCCTATGGGCGGGGCCACCGCGCCGGTGACCTACGCTGGCATAATCACCCTAGGCACCGCGGAGAGCGTCAGCGGCATCGTTATGCAGCAGCTGGTGAAGCCAGGAGCCCCCAGTGTCTTCGGCGGGATACCCTCGGCCATGGACATGCTCACCACCATCTACTCCTATGGCACACCGGAACTGCCTCTCCTGTGTTCGGCCCTGACCGACATGAGCCACTACTATGACCTTCCCATGTTCGGCACTGCAGGGGTCAGCGACTCCAAGTTCCTGGATGCACAGGCAGGGATGGAATACGGCATTTCAGCCCTGGCCTCAGTGATGTGCGGATCCAACCTCATCCATGACACAGGGTTCCTGGACCACTCCGAGGTCCTGAGTTTTGAGGGGCACCTTCTCATGGATGAACTAGCGGGATACATCCGGCAGTTCATGAAGGGCGTGGAGGTCTCCGATGAAACCTTGGCACTGGACATCATTGGCAGGGTCGGGCCGGGGGGCACCTTCGTTGCGGAGGAACACACCTTCAGGCACTTCCGGGAACTGCACCGGACCAAACACCTGGACCGGAGCAGGTACCAGCTGGCTCAGATGGAGGGCATGAAGCCCCTGGATCAGGTGCTGCGGGAGAAGGCCTGTGAGATCTTGGAGAGCCACAGGCCAGCGCCCTTGGCCGCGGGCGTCCAGTCGAGGCTGGACCAGATGGAGAAGAAGTGGTGGGCACGGTAG